Proteins from one Syngnathoides biaculeatus isolate LvHL_M chromosome 8, ASM1980259v1, whole genome shotgun sequence genomic window:
- the zgc:152863 gene encoding sushi domain-containing protein 6 isoform X1, with protein sequence MSALPSFPWPRRCIIITLVILLTSLPRLFAGRLSNCTHPLVPEHGGFRCEPSPCRGFPHKSSVRLFCEDGYRAAKSAVSWCRDGAWKPPIPACVRVRGGARINAKSGADFSMPNMATTAVGVSIFLLTTTACLVVKSRLCSCQSHGRRRSSDQLDLMSEGLHVSLPSYEEAVYGSWGQPLPPCRSPPPGPVQLLLAREPPDDRPRPETGPPPYEEAQSRRNDSRRIAVSQSDDKAV encoded by the exons ATGTCTGCGTTACCGTCGTTTCCATGGCCACGTCGATGCATCATCATCACCCTCGTCATCCTCTTGACTTCGTTACCGCGCCTTTTTGcag GTCGACTGAGTAACTGCACGCACCCGCTGGTGCCCGAGCATGGCGGCTTCCGCTGCGAGCCGTCGCCCTGCCGAGGTTTCCCCCACAAGAGCTCCGTGCGGCTGTTCTGCGAGGACGGCTACCGAGCGGCCAAGTCTGCCGTCTCCTGGTGCCGCGACGGCGCCTGGAAGCCGCCCATTCCCGCCTGCGTCCGCGTCAGAG GGGGCGCTCGCATTAACGCCAAAAGCGGGGCCGACTTTAGCATGCCCAACATGGCCACCACGGCCGTGGGCGTGTCCATTTTCCTGCTCACCACCACCGCCTGCCTGGTGGTCAAGTCCCGCCTCTGCTCCTGTCAATCACACGG CAGGCGCCGGTCCTCGGATCAGCTGGACCTGATGAGCGAGGGCCTCCACGTGTCGCTGCCCTCCTACGAAGAGGCGGTGTACGGCAGCTGGGGTCAGCCCCTCCCGCCCTGCCGCTCTCCCCCGCCGGGACCCGTCCAGCTCCTGCTGGCCCGGGAGCCGCCCGACGACCGACCCCGCCCCGAGACCGGCCCGCCCCCTTACGAGGAGGCCCAATCACGGAGGAACGACAGCAGACGGATCGCCGTTTCTCAGTCGGACGACAAAGCCGTTTAA
- the zgc:152863 gene encoding sushi domain-containing protein 6 isoform X2, whose amino-acid sequence MSALPSFPWPRRCIIITLVILLTSLPRLFAGRLSNCTHPLVPEHGGFRCEPSPCRGFPHKSSVRLFCEDGYRAAKSAVSWCRDGAWKPPIPACVRVRGGARINAKSGADFSMPNMATTAVGVSIFLLTTTACLVVKSRLCSCQSHGRRSSDQLDLMSEGLHVSLPSYEEAVYGSWGQPLPPCRSPPPGPVQLLLAREPPDDRPRPETGPPPYEEAQSRRNDSRRIAVSQSDDKAV is encoded by the exons ATGTCTGCGTTACCGTCGTTTCCATGGCCACGTCGATGCATCATCATCACCCTCGTCATCCTCTTGACTTCGTTACCGCGCCTTTTTGcag GTCGACTGAGTAACTGCACGCACCCGCTGGTGCCCGAGCATGGCGGCTTCCGCTGCGAGCCGTCGCCCTGCCGAGGTTTCCCCCACAAGAGCTCCGTGCGGCTGTTCTGCGAGGACGGCTACCGAGCGGCCAAGTCTGCCGTCTCCTGGTGCCGCGACGGCGCCTGGAAGCCGCCCATTCCCGCCTGCGTCCGCGTCAGAG GGGGCGCTCGCATTAACGCCAAAAGCGGGGCCGACTTTAGCATGCCCAACATGGCCACCACGGCCGTGGGCGTGTCCATTTTCCTGCTCACCACCACCGCCTGCCTGGTGGTCAAGTCCCGCCTCTGCTCCTGTCAATCACACGG GCGCCGGTCCTCGGATCAGCTGGACCTGATGAGCGAGGGCCTCCACGTGTCGCTGCCCTCCTACGAAGAGGCGGTGTACGGCAGCTGGGGTCAGCCCCTCCCGCCCTGCCGCTCTCCCCCGCCGGGACCCGTCCAGCTCCTGCTGGCCCGGGAGCCGCCCGACGACCGACCCCGCCCCGAGACCGGCCCGCCCCCTTACGAGGAGGCCCAATCACGGAGGAACGACAGCAGACGGATCGCCGTTTCTCAGTCGGACGACAAAGCCGTTTAA